The sequence TGGTTGGACGTCAGCAGCGCCAGGTTCTGGAAGGGGGCCGGGCACCACCTTCTGCGGGCAATCTACGACGCCGCGGCGACCGGTCTCGCGTTCGCGCTGATGGTCTTCGCGTTCATCGGACCTGCCGCGGCGATCGCGGTCCGGCAGAGTGACGACGACGCCGGGCTGACGTTCCTCTCGCCGCCGCTCGCCTTCGCGCTCGCGGTGATCGCACTGCTCGCGGCGGCGGCGATCCTGGTGCTCGCGCCCGCGCTGGACGCCGCCATTGACCGATGGCTGCTTTCGCCGTCTCCGACGGCAGCGCTGAAATTCCAGGTCAGCGCCCTATCCCAGGCACGCCAGGGCGCGGTGTCGTCCGCGCAGACCGAGCGGCACCGGATCGAGCGGGATCTGCATGACAGCGTGCAGCCGCGGCTGGTGTCGCTGGCGATGACCATCGGTCTCGCGCAGACCAAGCTCGACGGCGATCTGCCGCAGGCCAAGAAGCTGATCGCCGAAGCGCACGAGGACGCCAAGAGCGCACTCGTCGAGCTTCGCAACGTGGTGCGGGGCATCGCACCCACCATCCTCGCCGACCGCGGACTCGACGCCGCCCTGTCATCGGTGGTCCAGCGAGCCGAAACCCTCGGCGTGCCGGCCACTCTCGATATTCACCTGCCGCACCGGCTGCCCGATGAGACGGAGTCGGTCGCCTACTTCGTCGTCGCCGAGGCGCTGACGAACGTCGCCAAGCACGCGCAGGCCACACAGGCCATCGTCACCGTGCGACTCGACGAGGCCGCCG is a genomic window of Mycobacterium sp. ITM-2016-00318 containing:
- a CDS encoding histidine kinase, which codes for MVAVTSPPAPPTTVDVPDTAVTAPRPARHIGVVPTASMITGAAIAVVWLWIPLTILVVGISSIPSVVGFAIAVVVFVYLMRGVEWLERLRSEAVFGMGISVPHRNMSHYTGFQRWLLQLWLDVSSARFWKGAGHHLLRAIYDAAATGLAFALMVFAFIGPAAAIAVRQSDDDAGLTFLSPPLAFALAVIALLAAAAILVLAPALDAAIDRWLLSPSPTAALKFQVSALSQARQGAVSSAQTERHRIERDLHDSVQPRLVSLAMTIGLAQTKLDGDLPQAKKLIAEAHEDAKSALVELRNVVRGIAPTILADRGLDAALSSVVQRAETLGVPATLDIHLPHRLPDETESVAYFVVAEALTNVAKHAQATQAIVTVRLDEAAGQLHVSVFDNGRGGAAIATNEDATGLRGLEERVRAAGGSFSVASPATGPTIVTAVLPCAS